In Populus trichocarpa isolate Nisqually-1 chromosome 12, P.trichocarpa_v4.1, whole genome shotgun sequence, a genomic segment contains:
- the LOC7484448 gene encoding zinc finger CCCH domain-containing protein 67, which translates to MDQQIESPIPIIHKEIPQLGFQSFSSSPRFPSTPSDPDQTALDDDNHLHQELQNQLDLKEGSLNSNDSHEEEEEEEEEFKSDKKIEFFYESIEKVGDGGDDLENKNERSNDIENNNSSGYHQYPVRPEAEDCAFYMKTGTCKFGANCKFNHPLRRKNQTVKEKTKEREEATEKPSLIECKYYLKTGGCKYGTACRFNHSRAKYSVPPVKIPMSPALELNFLGLPIRLGEKECEYFMRNGSCKFGANCKYNHPDPTAVGGSDHPSTFLNGGSASLPVPSSSSVGSWSSPRALNDPTSFVPIMFSPNQGVPPQSPDWNGYQAPLYPPERSLHPPLSYALINIATESNVYAPQQQQIVVDEFPERPGQPQCSFYMKFGDCKFKSNCKYHHPKNRISKSPPLTLSDKGLPLRPDQNICSHYSRYGICKFGPSCKFDHSIQPASSIGSSDDQNTAFGNSVTQEAARMAESGNGSDTAVE; encoded by the exons ATGGACCAACAAATTGAATCACCTATCCCAATAATTCATAAAGAAATCCCTCAGCTGGGGTTTCAAtctttctcttcctctccccGATTCCCCTCTACGCCGTCTGATCCTGATCAAACGGCCCTGGATGACGATAACCATCTTCATCAAGAGCTACAGAACCAGCTTGACTTGAAAGAGGGGTCTCTAAATTCGAATGATTctcatgaagaagaagaagaagaggaggaggaattcAAGAGTgataaaaagattgaatttttttatgagagcATTGAGAAGGTAGGTGATGGTGGTGATGATTTAGAGAACAAGAATGAGAGAAGTAACGACATTGAGAATAATAACAGCAGTGGGTATCATCAGTATCCTGTGAGACCTGAAGCAGAGGATTGCGCCTTTTATATGAAGACTGGGACATGCAAATTTGGAGCTAATTGCAAGTTTAATCATCCTCTCAGAAGGAAAAATCAG ACTGTCAAGGAGAAGACAAAGGAAAGGGAAGAAGCAACAGAGAAGCCCAGCCTGATTGAATGCAAG TACTACTTGAAGACAGGAGGCTGTAAGTATGGAACAGCTTGTAGGTTCAACCACTCGAGAGCAAAATATTCAGTGCCCCCAGTGAAAATTCCAATGTCACCAGCTTTAGAGCTCAATTTTCTGGGTCTTCCAATCCGACTG GGAGAGAAAGAGTGTGAGTATTTCATGCGCAATGGCTCCTGCAAGTTTGGAGCTAACTGCAAGTATAATCATCCAGATCCTACAGCTGTGGGAGGAAGTGACCATCCTTCAACATTTCTTAATGGTGGATCTGCTTCTCTACCAGTTCCATCATCATCAAGTGTAGGTTCTTGGTCTTCACCGAGGGCATTAAATGATCCTACATCCTTTGTCCCAATTATGTTTTCACCAAATCAAGGAGTTCCTCCTCAAAGTCCAGATTGGAATGGATATCAG GCTCCTCTATACCCTCCAGAAAGAAGTCTGCATCCACCTCTGTCATATGCCTTAATCAACATTGCAACTGAAAGCAATGTCTATGCACCTCAGCAACAGCAAATAGTAGTTGATGAATTCCCAGAACGACCTGGTCAACCGCAGTGCAGTTTTTACATGAAATTTGGGGACTGTAAGTTCAAATCCAACTGCAAATATCATCATCCAAAGAATCGGATCTCAAAGTCACCCCCACTAACTCTGAGTGACAAGGGCCTGCCACTGAGACCT GATCAAAATATCTGCTCTCACTACAGCCGCTATGGTATTTGCAAGTTTGGGCCTTCCTGTAAATTTGACCATTCAATACAACCAGCTTCTTCAATAGGATCTAGTGATGATCAGAACACTGCTTTTGGCAACTCTGTGACCCAGGAAGCGGCTAGAATGGCTGAAAGCGGAAATGGAAGTGATACAGCGGTTGAGTAG